One genomic window of Columba livia isolate bColLiv1 breed racing homer chromosome 9, bColLiv1.pat.W.v2, whole genome shotgun sequence includes the following:
- the MAP6D1 gene encoding MAP6 domain-containing protein 1 isoform X1 has protein sequence MAWPCISRVCCLARFWSQLDKSDLSVPLTIHNYSDIEEQEDGTPQRGGPPARGSARPPAPAPRPRDPAAGKPSGRRKGRTVAAGEPFSAETQYRRDFRAWPLPRRDAFPWVSASSGGRDGAAPQPAPGRAACALPGGGGRPAADGCGGPEQLRPRLQVDGGHTTSYRQEYRAWTGVKPSKPIKTKQGFIIPEDHFVQETSYKADFKIPEVKTRFSPNPSAVFQAPSRILNV, from the exons ATGGCCTGGCCCTGCATCAGCCGGGTGTGCTGCCTGGCCCGTTTCTGGAGCCAGCTGGACAAGTCCGACCTCTCCGTGCCGCTCACCATCCACAACTACTCGGACATCGAGGAGCAGGAGGACGGGACGCCCCAGCGCGGCGGCCCCCCCGCGCGGGGCAGCGctcgcccgcccgccccggccccccgcCCGCGGGACCCCGCCGCTGGGAAGCCGAGCGGCCGCAGGAAGGGCCGGACGGTCGCGGCCGGGGAGCCCTTCTCGGCGGAGACCCAGTACCGGAGGGACTTCAGAGCGTGGCCCCTCCCGAGGAGGGACGCCTTCCCCTGGGTCAGCGCCAGCAGCGGCGGGAGGGACGGGGCCGCCCCCCAGCCCGCCCCGGGCCGCGCCGCCTGCGCCCTGCCCGGCGGCGGCGGACGGCCGGCGGCGGACGGCTGCGGCGGCCCCGAGCAGCTCCGGCCGCGCTTACAGGTGGACGGCGGCCACACCACCTCCTACAG GCAAGAGTATCGTGCATGGACTGGAGTAAAACCATCCAAGCCTataaagacaaagcaaggcttCATTATCCCAGAAGACCATTTTGTTCAAGAGACAAGCTACAAGGCAGATTTTAAg ATCCCAGAGGTGAAGACCAGGTTCTCCCCCAACccttctgctgttttccagGCGCCCTCACGGATCCTCAACGTGTGA
- the MAP6D1 gene encoding MAP6 domain-containing protein 1 isoform X2, which translates to MAWPCISRVCCLARFWSQLDKSDLSVPLTIHNYSDIEEQEDGTPQRGGPPARGSARPPAPAPRPRDPAAGKPSGRRKGRTVAAGEPFSAETQYRRDFRAWPLPRRDAFPWVSASSGGRDGAAPQPAPGRAACALPGGGGRPAADGCGGPEQLRPRLQVDGGHTTSYRQEYRAWTGVKPSKPIKTKQGFIIPEDHFVQETSYKADFKAPSRILNV; encoded by the exons ATGGCCTGGCCCTGCATCAGCCGGGTGTGCTGCCTGGCCCGTTTCTGGAGCCAGCTGGACAAGTCCGACCTCTCCGTGCCGCTCACCATCCACAACTACTCGGACATCGAGGAGCAGGAGGACGGGACGCCCCAGCGCGGCGGCCCCCCCGCGCGGGGCAGCGctcgcccgcccgccccggccccccgcCCGCGGGACCCCGCCGCTGGGAAGCCGAGCGGCCGCAGGAAGGGCCGGACGGTCGCGGCCGGGGAGCCCTTCTCGGCGGAGACCCAGTACCGGAGGGACTTCAGAGCGTGGCCCCTCCCGAGGAGGGACGCCTTCCCCTGGGTCAGCGCCAGCAGCGGCGGGAGGGACGGGGCCGCCCCCCAGCCCGCCCCGGGCCGCGCCGCCTGCGCCCTGCCCGGCGGCGGCGGACGGCCGGCGGCGGACGGCTGCGGCGGCCCCGAGCAGCTCCGGCCGCGCTTACAGGTGGACGGCGGCCACACCACCTCCTACAG GCAAGAGTATCGTGCATGGACTGGAGTAAAACCATCCAAGCCTataaagacaaagcaaggcttCATTATCCCAGAAGACCATTTTGTTCAAGAGACAAGCTACAAGGCAGATTTTAAg GCGCCCTCACGGATCCTCAACGTGTGA